One stretch of Agelaius phoeniceus isolate bAgePho1 chromosome W unlocalized genomic scaffold, bAgePho1.hap1 SUPER_W_unloc_2, whole genome shotgun sequence DNA includes these proteins:
- the LOC143692638 gene encoding LOW QUALITY PROTEIN: serine/threonine-protein kinase pim-1-like (The sequence of the model RefSeq protein was modified relative to this genomic sequence to represent the inferred CDS: deleted 1 base in 1 codon) gives MPFKETRPPAPSRRGPGQVGMPGLGRSGRARGPLLDGPSADSRVSPAGKAQEALQERYRVGSLLGRGGFGSVFAATRLSDGAPVAIKRVPRDRIRHWGELPDGSSAPLEIVLLAKVSRGCAAVIQLLEWLELPDSFLLVLERPERCQELSAFLAERGFLPEEEARALFRQVLEAVRHCTACGALHRDIKPENILLDLASGQLKLIDFGCGAFLQDTAYTQFAGTLSYSPPEWIQHQRYHGEAATIWSLGLLLCHLVMGKHPFRRGQEIIRGQILFPRWLSQECQDIIKRCLSMQPSDRPSLEELFCHPWVQGVPLP, from the exons atgccttttaaggaga cgcggccgccggccccgagccgtCGGGGCCCGGGGCAGGTGGGGATGCCCGGCCTGGGCCGCTCGGGgcgcgctcgggggccgttgctggac gggccgagcgctgacagccgcgtctcgcccgcagggaaggcgcaggaggccctgcaggagcggtaccgagtgggttcgctgctggggcgcggaggcttcggcagcgtcttcgcggccacgcggctctcggacggcgccccg gtggccatcaaacgCGTGCCGCGGGATCGcatccggcactggggcgagctg cccgacggcagcagcgcgccgctggagatcgtgctgctggccaaggtgtcCCGTGGCTGTGCCGCTGTcattcagctcctggagtggctcGAGCTCCCCGACAgcttcctgctggtgctggagcgtCCGGAGCGGTGCCAGGAGCTCTCGGCTTTCCTGGCGGAGCGGGGGTTCCTGCCGGAGGAGGAGGCGCgggcgctgttccgccaggtgctggaggccgtgcggcactgcaccgcCTGCGgggccctgcacagggacatcaagcccgagaacatcctgctcgacctggccaGCGGGCAGCTGAAACTcatcgactttggctgtggcgcCTTCCTCcaagacacagcctacacccagtttgcag GAACCCTGTCCTACAGCCCACCAGAGTGGATCCAGCACCAACGCTACCACGGCGAGGCAGcgacgatctggtccctgggcctcctgctgtgccacctggTCATGGGCaagcacccgttcaggaggggccaggAGATCATCCGGGGGCAGATCTTGTTCCCACGatggctctctcaag agtgccaGGATATCATTAAGAGGTGTTTGTCCATGCAACCCTCAGACAGGCCATCCTTAGAAGAGCTTTTCTGCCATCCTTGGGTGCAGGGTGTTCCTCTGCCCTAG